Proteins encoded within one genomic window of Polaribacter sp. NJDZ03:
- the secG gene encoding preprotein translocase subunit SecG: MSYTAFLILILIVAVALILIVMVQNPKGGGLTSSFGGSGAQSLGGVQNTNNFLDRTTWTLAIAMFALILLANFAIPRSGDNNFQLNDTLDGIETSTPVENTTPITNDSLN, translated from the coding sequence ATGAGTTACACAGCATTTTTAATTCTAATTTTGATTGTAGCCGTTGCATTAATCTTAATTGTGATGGTTCAAAATCCTAAAGGTGGAGGATTAACTTCTTCTTTTGGAGGTAGTGGAGCACAATCTTTGGGTGGTGTACAAAACACTAACAATTTCTTAGACAGAACAACTTGGACTTTAGCTATTGCTATGTTTGCCTTAATTTTATTAGCAAACTTTGCAATTCCAAGAAGTGGAGACAACAACTTTCAGTTAAACGATACTTTAGATGGTATTGAAACTTCTACACCTGTTGAAAACACAACTCCTATAACTAACGATAGTTTAAATTAA